The Metabacillus litoralis genome contains a region encoding:
- a CDS encoding GNAT family N-acetyltransferase, with the protein MSHSPMETIQELINKEQWVEAFPIMKQLRTDLTQETYLELLEEMRKDGYSLFALYKDNQIVSLAGLSWRVNFYNKRHVFVYDLVTDHAHRSYGYGEKLLSYIHNWAKENGAAYVALESGIQRNHAHRFYENKLDYDKWCYSFRKTL; encoded by the coding sequence ATGAGTCATTCACCTATGGAAACAATACAAGAGTTAATAAATAAAGAGCAATGGGTAGAAGCGTTTCCGATTATGAAACAGTTGCGTACTGATTTGACTCAAGAAACATACTTGGAGTTACTTGAGGAAATGAGGAAAGATGGATACTCTCTGTTTGCTTTGTATAAGGATAATCAAATTGTATCTCTAGCTGGTTTAAGTTGGAGAGTTAACTTTTATAATAAACGTCACGTTTTTGTTTACGATTTAGTTACAGATCATGCTCACCGTTCTTATGGATACGGGGAGAAATTACTAAGTTATATACATAATTGGGCAAAAGAGAATGGCGCAGCATATGTGGCATTAGAATCTGGAATTCAACGAAATCATGCTCACCGTTTTTATGAAAACAAATTAGATTATGACAAATGGTGCTATTCATTTCGAAAAACATTGTGA
- a CDS encoding histidine phosphatase family protein: MDLKYEGGESSKEAMDRIGQLVDELFKSETENTLIATHGNLLSLLLKNYDNSFGFHCWKDLTNPDVFLLTYKNNEVTIERLWREL; encoded by the coding sequence TTGGACCTGAAATATGAAGGGGGAGAGTCAAGTAAAGAAGCTATGGACCGAATAGGGCAGCTTGTTGATGAACTATTTAAAAGTGAAACGGAAAACACATTAATCGCAACTCACGGAAATTTACTATCTCTACTACTAAAAAACTATGATAACAGCTTTGGTTTTCATTGCTGGAAGGATCTTACTAATCCAGATGTGTTTCTATTAACCTATAAAAATAATGAAGTAACAATTGAGCGTTTATGGAGAGAGCTTTAA
- a CDS encoding histidine phosphatase family protein gives MKKIYVVRHCEAQGQDSNSKLTEKGLIQSKSLSDFFSTTRINRIISSPYIRAIQSVVPISEEKNIKVEINVYPNAYLVQGIYLTGLKNLKKHMKIWT, from the coding sequence ATGAAAAAAATATATGTTGTGAGACATTGTGAAGCACAGGGACAAGATTCGAATTCAAAACTAACTGAAAAAGGATTGATTCAATCAAAATCCTTATCTGATTTTTTCTCGACTACTAGAATAAATAGAATCATATCAAGTCCTTATATACGTGCCATTCAATCAGTAGTTCCAATAAGTGAAGAAAAAAACATAAAGGTGGAAATTAACGTTTATCCGAACGCATACTTAGTACAAGGAATTTACCTGACTGGCTTGAAAAACTTAAAGAAACATATGAAGATTTGGACCTGA